DNA from Leptospira bandrabouensis:
ATCGGTGGCGACAACTTCTCTTTCATTAACTTTATTATTAGAGTTTCTTTGGATGGGTTCTGGATCAGTATTTTGTTTGGTCTGGTCCCTTTCGAATTTAATACAAAATAGAAATACCTCTGGATTTGTTTGGTCTTTTGTTTTGTTTTCTACAGGGCTTTGGTTACTCACCGGAGCATTTATGTTCACTGGGTTTTACCAATACCTTCCTACCATAGCCTTAGTGCATATTCCCTTCGTATTTCTTTCTGCAACGTTACTTTATTTGTATTTGGAATACCTGTTTTTAGAGAAACCAATCCATATCAAAATTTATCATTTTGTTCCTGCCTTTCTATCTGTTATTTTTTTGATTCCATTTTATCTAGAATCCAATACGCAACAATTGGAAATTTTGGAACAACTTGGTAAAACGGAATATGGATCAGTTATCGTTGGACTAAACTTTGGTATTAAGATATCCATTTTGTTATCTGTAGGAACTTTTTTAATCAAAGAGTGGATTCCTAACGTTAGGTTGTCTGTTTTTTTTACAAAGAAAGCCATTTACTCTTTAATTTTTATCCTTCTAATTTGGATCGACTTATTACTAGGCAGTATTGGATTTACGTTTCAAATTCCTTTTTTTCGTAAACTCAGTGCCTATCTATTGCCTGTTCTTATGTATTTTTATTATTTTACTCGAGAACTTTGGGCACCATTTGTTTCTGATGTGCGTGATAGCATCCAAAGAAACAAATACGAAAAATCCAAATTGGTTTCAGTTCAGTTAGAAACCATCGACCAAAGATTGTATGAATTGATGTGTGAAAAAGTGTTTTGTGATGAAGACTTGAGTCTTTCTAAACTCGCAGAGATGGCAGAGGTCAAACCAGGACAACTTTCTGAATACTTTCACAAACGGTATGGATTTGGATTTTACCAATACATCAATCAATATAGGATCGATGAGGCAAAACGTTTGTTATTGGAATCAGAAGAAAGATCCATACTTTCCATAGCAGATTCTGTTGGGTTTAATTCTAAATCAACCTTCAACCGTGTATTTTTGGAGACGGTTGGATCTACCCCTTCCGAGTTTCGCAAACAATCAAAACTGGCTTAAGTCCACACAATTTCGAAGTCTCAAAGAATTCCTCAAGACGACAGTTGTAAAAATCTAAATTAGAATTGGTTTGTAACGAGGAAATTCCATGCGAACCATGATTGATTTTTATTTAAACCTTCCAGCCAAATTCGGAAACAAAAATGCTTTTGCTACCCGAGTTGGGGCTGGCGTTTATCAGTATAAAACTTACGACGACTTACTCATTGATGCAAAAGATTTAGCATTTGGATTGCGTTCAGGTTTGTCAGAAAGAGAAAAGGTGGCCATCTTTGCTGACAATGCATACGAGTGGATACAAACAAGTATTGCGGTGACATTACTTGGAGCCGTTGATGTTCCGAGGGCTTCTGATGTCACCGACCAAGATATATTATATATTTTGAATCATTCGGAATCAAAAATTCTTTTTGTAGAGAATGAAACTGTATTCAAACGAGTGATTCGTTTGGAATCAGAGTTGGAATATTTAAAAGAAATTGTCATTCTCTATCCTCCGAAAGAAGGGAATAAAGAATTAAGTTCTAGGAAAATTAAAATATCAACCTTACAAGAGATAGTCGCCAAAGGTAAGGAACTTCGTAAAGCCGATCCATCTGATTCCTTTTTTTTAAATTCTACTATCAAAGAATCTGATTTATTTACGATGATTTATACTTCGGGAACTACTGGTACTCCTAAAGGAGTGATGTTGACACATGGGAATATTTTATTCCAACTTAAAAATCTTCCGATTCGGTTACAAAAGGGAGATAGAACCTTATCAATTTTACCAGTTTGGCATATCTTTGAAAGAATTTTTGAAATCTTTAGTTTATACTACGGAGCTTGTACTTATTACAGCAGTGTTCGTACTTTAAAAGAAGACTTAAGATTTGTTAAACCACACTTTATGGCTTCTGCACCAAGACTTTGGGAAAGTATCTATTCTGGTATTTTAGGAACTCTTTCCAAATCTTCTGCAACCAAACAAAAAATGTTTCAAATTGCTATGTTCTTTGCGAAAAGATTTTTTATTTCAAGACAAGTGATTACTGGAAATGTTTTGGATATTCATCCAGTAGTATTTTGGAAACAAATCCTTCGTTTTGTTTATCATTTATTTAGATTCTTTTTGGTATGTGTTCCACATTTCTTTTTTGATTTTTTAGTATTGTCCAAGATTAGAAAGGCAACTGGTGGTGAACTTCGCGGTTCTTGTTCTGGTGGGGGAGCACTTCCATATCATGTAGATGAATTTTTTAACACAATTGGAATTCCTGTATTAGAAGGTTATGGTATGACTGAAACGGCACCTGTCCTTGCTATGCGAACCTTTGAAGAAATCATTCCTGGTTCTGTAGGTCGTATTTTCCCAAAAACAAATTTAAGGCTTGTGGATCTTCATACAGGAGAAGTTTTTTTAGATACAGAGGTTGGGAAATTTGTATTTGGAAGAAAAGGTGAGATCCATGTGAAGGGAAAACAGGTGATGGCAGGTTATTATAAAAATCCTGATGCTACTAATAAAGTGTTGGTGGATGGTTGGTTAAATACCGGTGACTTAGGAATTTTCACTGCAAATCATAATTTAAGGATTGTGGGTCGATCCAAAGAAACAATCGTTCTGTTAGGTGGTGAAAACGTAGAGCCAGTTCCCATTGAATCGAAAATTTTAGAATCGGAATGGATTGACCAATGTATGGTGGTTGGCCAAGACCAAAAGTATTTGAGTGTTCTTGTTTACCCGAATGTTTCTCGATTTGATGAACCATTATCTGGGGAATTTTGGAAACAAAAAGAAGTGATTCAAAAAATAGAATCTGAAATTAAAGCAAAAGTAAATGCACAAACTGGATTCAAATCTTTTGAAAGAGTGGTTGGAGTGGCGATATTACCAAAACCGTTTGAAGTGGGTGATGAACTAACTGCCAAATTATCTTTAAAAAGACATGTGATTACAGAGAAATACAAATCTGAAATTGCCAAATTGTATTCCAATAACTGAAAATAAACAAATTCAGTGATTAGATTTTATTAGTGGAGGACTTAGTTTCCTCCACTAATCCTTGTTATGTTGATACTGAAACTTCTGTCGGCACTTTGTCCGCTAAAGTCTTTAGTTTGAACTTTGATGACATTTTCTCCTGCCTTTAAATTCAAAACTCCCACCAAATACCTGTCTTTAAAAAAAAGATCATCAAAACTATGGCCTTCTTTTGTTTTCCATTTCCCATCTTCAAATCGAAGGGATTCGAAATTTGCCTGTTTGTAAGCCTCTCCATTAAAAAGGAATTTTACTTCCTTAATCCCTCTCCTTTGGCTATTTTTAATTCCCCCATCAATGATACTGACAGTCAGTGGGAAGGCTTTGGATACATTGATATTGTCGCCATCATTTAAATTGGTGTAATTTTCTCCCACATGGATGAAGAGGTTGGCTATTTGGGGAGGCATATTGTCTTCTACGGGAGGAAGGTAGGTCAGAGGATCGAGAAGTGTTTTTCCATAGTCCTTCCCCAAAACAAAGTGAAGGTGGCCCCCAGTAGAGTGTCCTGTATTCCCGGAAATTCCAATGGTATCCCCAGCAGAGACTTGTTTGCCTGTCCTAACTTTCTCGTTTCTTGTGCCACCTAAGTGGTAGTAACCGCTCACATAACCGTTTTTATGTGCAATCCAGACAATGTTCCCGGAACCACGTTCCTCTTCGAAAGGATCATCTTCCGCATAACGGGAGTATAGTATAAATCCTTGGCTCATACTTTTAACCGGTTGGAAAACGGAAGAAATATCCAAACCATTGTGGAAGTGGTCTTTTCTGGATTCACCAAAGGTACTTGTGATAAGACCTGGCAGTTCCAAACCTTGGATGGGCCAAACAAATTCCGGTTTTATATCGGAGACTGGTTCCTCTGCGAAAATAAAACTTGCCAAGAGACTGAATACTACAACAATACTTCTCATGTTTAGAGAAGTCTCCTGGCAGGTTCCTTTTTTGGAAAGTAGATAATGAAACAGACTTCTTATACCACTGAAGAAATTTTAGAGATTGTCAAAGCATGTGGTGCCGGCGATGAGAAGGCACTCCGCACTTTTTTTGATATTTATTCCCAAGACATATACAATTTCCCAATTCGAGTCTTTCATCTGAGCGAGGATGATGCTTCCGACTATTATATTTATGCTTTTGAAAGGTTAAAAACGGGGAAACGTTTCAAAAGTTTTGTGGGAAAATCTAGTTTTAAAACCTGGTTTTTTTCGGTTTTGAGAAACTTACTCATCGATTGGCAACGCACCAAACGCGAAGTCAAAACCCAAACCATTTCCAAAGTCAATAAAGAAGGGAAAGAATACAGCACCATCGAGGACGAACCAGACAAGAGATCCGAGGCTTTGGCTTTGGCCATTGATGTGTCGGACCAGTTCCATTCCGTACTATCCACAATCAAAATTGAAAACCGCGTAGTTTTTAAACTCTCCTTTGTTTATTACCTGCATTTGGATCCAGAAGAGGTTCATTATATCGCTGAAAAAACAAACCGGTCTGAGGAAGAGATCCGACTTGAAATTTTGAGACTCAGAGAAGAACTTTCTGGCCGTGAAGAAGAAAATTTAAAAATGGAAGATAAAATCACATCTCTGTATTTGAATATTCTGGATTTGAAGGAACAAAAAAAATCAAAGGCCCAAGGGGATTCCGTAGAAGCCCAATATTATAAAGAGAGACTGGACCATGCTTTGTCCAAAAAGTATGAGCAGAGAAAGAAATTAATCGAGAAAAAACAAAAAGGCCATTTTCTTGTCCGAACCCCTTATCGAGAGATTGCCAAAATCTTAGGGATTTCCGAAGGTGGTGTCAGTGTGACCTTGCTAAGAGTTCTCGAAAAAATGCAAAAAAAAATGCATTCGATGGCTGGAGAGGGCTGATTTCCTTCGTCATACTTTAAGAGAGCGGAGTTTGACATGGAAGATCAGGGTTTTAACGTAGAGACGATGGAGCTGGCTAGAGAGATTTTTATCCGAGGCGAATTTCCGAGTGAGGGTGAGTTGCAAAATCATCCCAATTTACAGGAAGCTTTCTTGTTTTGTGAGGAGACCTTCTTTGCTCATTTACGGCAAGAGACTGTGTCGGAACACCCTTTCGCCGAATCCTTGGATCTAACGAAAGCCGAGTTGGTGATGACGAAAGCGCCACTTCCTTTGCCAGAATTTTTAAAAGAATATACCCGCCAAAATTTGATCCTGCCTGAAAAGAAAGACAGTTTGATCGTTCGACTCACTAAGTCAGGGATTCGAGTGATCGATAGTCTTGTGGAATCTTTACAAATTCGGGAAAGTTTGGAATTTGCTCCCTCTATGCGTTCTGCTTCGGCAGAGGTTAGTTCTGGTGATGCGAATGCGGTTATCTTTGAAGAAACCACTAGCGAAAACCAAAAGTTTTATTATCAAATTGTAAAAGAAAACCAGGGAGAGGTTTACCTCTCGGTGAAGGCAGAAGGAACTCCGGCTTTTCAACAAGTGAACTTACGTAGAGAAGGAAGGTTTATTCTTTCTAGTAAAATCGGCTTAGAAGGGAGTGCGAGTTTTTCAGGTTTAGTCCCAGGTAGTTACACCATAGAGTTTGTTGGTCCTGGCCAATCAAAATCGTTTGACTTGTCTATCCTAGTTGGATAGGTTCATGGGAGCATGCTCTCCCTAATCATCGATAGAGTTGGTAACGTAAATATCTTCAATGTTTTGGAAGACCATCTTCCTGTAGAAGAATCCCATATTCAGTCTACGCTAGACGATGATTTAATATTAGAATATTTAGGAGAAGTGGAAAGACTTGTCCACGTTTCTCAATCGGTTCTTTCCAAACCAAACCAAATTCTCAATGCGGATATCTTACAAGATTTAAAAATCCTTGGTGAAACCTTTTACCAACAGTTTTTTCCACAATCGATTATTGAAAAATTAAAAAATACAACCAAACATAGCATACATTTTAATATTGATCCAACCCTTGCTTTAGTTCCTTGGGAATTATTACATGATGGAACCAGTTTCCTTTCTGACAAGTTTAGGATTGGAAAAACCATTCGAGGTGGGTTACACCGTCCTACACACCATGAAAACAGAAAGATCAAAATGCTCATCATTGCCGATCCGACAGAAGACCTTCCTCATGCGCAAAAAGAAGGTGAGGTTTTGTTTTCTGTTCTTAGCCAAAAGGTTCCTACACATCTTTTAGAGTTAGAATTTATAGGTGGCAAACAGGTCACCAAACTAAAGTTACTTTCTCTAATAAAAGATAAACATATCATACATTATTCAGGACACCTTCATTTTTCGGATGATTCATTGGAGAACGGTTGGTTATTATCTGACGGAAAAGTATTAAAAGCACGTGAAATTAAATCAACTGGCATTGATACTGATTTAGTATTTTCCAATTCTTGTATGTCTGCAAAGTCAGCCGGCAAAAAATTAAATACAAATGTGATGAACCAGTATGCAGGTGCATTTTTGACTGCCGGTATCAAAACTTTTGTCGGTACCAATTGGGAAATTTTAGACAATGAAAGAACCATCGATTTTACCGTAAGGTTTTATACTTTTTTGTTTTCTGACAAATCAGTAGGTGAGTCTTTGTTTTTGTCCAAAGAATTTGCAAGACGGAACTATCATGCCAATGATTTAACTTGGGCAAACTATGCATTGTATGGTAATCCAGATTTTTCTTTATTTGTAAAAGAAAGAAGAAATTTCCATTCAGCAAAGATTTTAAATCCAACATCAGTATTAGAATTTTATCCTACACCGATTGCCGTTGCTTATTCCAAGTTAGTGAACTCAGGAAAATCGAAAACAACTGGTAAAAACAATATCCTCGGTTTGGCTAAGTTGTTTGAAGCAATCAGTCAAGTGGTTGGGATGATGGTGTTTAGTGATCATGCCGCCCATGCAATGAACAAATCAATACCAAATAACCCTGATGATGCGGTTACCTTAAGGAAATGGTGGGAACTTGTCTACGGATGTGTTTGGGATTTTCAAAAACTAAAAATTGCAAGTATTTTAGAGTTGGCATTACCTGTTTTACACGAACAAAAAGAAACTATTTTTAAAATTGTAGGATGGATGGAATCTTGGGAAAGAGATGAAATCCAAGAAGAAGAAATCGAATCTTACCAAATCATTCTCCAGTTCTTTTTAGAAAATATGTTACTTGAGTTTTCCGAATTAGAAAAAGTAAGTATTCTTCTTGTTTCAGAAAATCATAATCCCCATTTTTATTTTAAAGGGATTAAACCTGCCTACTTGTATCCATCTTCTCCTGGATCCAAAGACAAATTACAAGAACAACTTTCTAAACACAAAGGAAACCTTGTCCTTTTACATGAAAGTCGTAAAATTGTGATTCCTTTTCCCACTTACTTTAAAGAAAAAAAAGAAACTGGGGACTTGGAACTTGTCTTTAATGGACTTACTCCTTTTGTTTTAGGAGCTAAGCAGAATTGAGTTTATGCCATCCGGAAGTTGGGAACGTCTCTTGTGGTGCCTGCTGTGGTTTATTTAATTTAAAACTCCAACCAAAAGAATTTAAAACACTTTTGTTAGAAAGAACTTCCGAATTTCAGTCTACCGTAGATTTTGAAGTTCGTCATACCTTTCCAATATACCGTAAAGAAAGGGAAACGAAAGAAGTTTTCATTCCTAAAAAAGATGAGATGACTTACAATTGTCCCTTTTTGGGATACGTAGATAGCGCCAAACAACGAATTGGTTGTATGATTCATCCCATTTTTACGGGAGACCCAAAAAGCCAAAATTTTTCTTTTTATGGTGCTTCCATTTGCCAAGCCTATGATTGTAAAAACAAAGAAAGTGCATTGGCTGATCTTTGGGAAACTTTCTTTGTGGAAGTGGCAAAAGACTCGGTTGAGTATTCTTTTTTATCCGCAGATCATATTTTTTCCAGTGCAATCGAAAGGTATTTTCAATTGATTCACCTAAATATTGATTCTATGTTTCAAGAGTTTCGTTTAGAACTTATGGATTTGTTTCGAACGAGGTTACAAACTTCGGCGGAAAAAAATTTCACATCCTTTGAAATCAATTATGAGAGTTTTTCTGATCTTGAAGTTTTGGAAGATTATTTTACCAAAGAGTTGGGAGATTTTTGGAAAGAGTGGAAAGAAGGTTTTAGTAAAAAAAATCCCGGATAGAGGTCTTATCCGGGTTTTGATTGGAATAAATTTTTGCTTAAGCTTTTGATGTAACAGTTGCTACTTTTGCTTTTGTTTCAGCAACAACAGTGTTTGCTTTTCCGATGATAGTTTCTACTTGAGAAATTCCTTCTTGAAGGTATTTTCTAAGATTAACAGAAACTTCGCTTTGGTCTTGCGCACCTTTTGCTGCTAAGTTTTGGAATCCTGAGCTGATTTCAGAAATTGCTTTTTCTGCTTCTACTTTTGCAGTGTTTACTGCGCCTAGGATGAAGTTTAGTCCGTCTTTTACTTGTTGTTCCATTTTCATTTTTCCTTTTCGGTTTAATTTTGTGCGATGCACTACCCCTTTTTGTGCGGTGCACATGGATTCGTCAACCCGTTTTTGTATTTTTTTTCCGTATCGCACCAAAAAAGTGGATCGATGACTCACCCGGAATTTTTACCCATCCAGTGGAAATCGACCTACTTAGAACTTCTCGACCAACGTATTTTGCCAGGGAAAAAGGAATTTTTAAAATTATCCACCGCCGAAGATACTATTGTTGCCATTCGTGAAATGGCGGTTAGGGGAGCACCAGCCATTGCCATTACCGGAGTTTTCGCACTCACCTTAGGCGCCAAATCTAAGTCAGGTGGTGTCACTGAAAAAGAAACTTTGCAATTGCTTTCCTCTGTACTTGAATCTCGTCCCACTGCCGTCAATTTGAGTTATGCGATTCGAGAAGCAAAACACAGAATCCAAGAAGTCAAGGATTGGGAAACCATAGCCAAAATTTGGGAATCGTATGGTTTGGAAATGATGAAAGACGATTTGGCAGCAAACAAGGCTTTGGGGGAAAATGGAGTTTCTTTATTCCCAGAAAACCAATCTGAGTTTCATATCATCACTCATTGTAATACGGGAGCACTCGCGACAGCTGGACATGGAACAGCTCTTGGGGTCATTCGAAGTTTACGTGATGCTGGAAAGAAAGTAGTGGTTTATGCGGATGAAACTAGACCATTTTTGCAAGGATCTAGGCTTACTGCCTTTGAGATGATGGAAGAGGGAATTGAATGTTATATCATCACAGATGGAATGTCTGGGTGGTTGATGAATCATAAAAACATTGATGCGGTGCTCGTTGGATGTGACCGGGTGGCAGCAAATGGAGATACTGCCAACAAAATTGGAACTTACAATTTAGGGATTGTTGCCAAAGAACATGGAGTTCCCTTTTATGTTTGTGCTACCAAAGATAGTTTTGATCTAAATTTGAAATCAGGCGAAGAAATTCCTATTGAAATGAGAAAAGAATCAGAAGTGACACAATTTGATTTTTTAAAAGATGCCGATGGAAAGTATTTATTTCCCGAGGGAAAAACCTCACCTTTGGGTGCAAGGGCTCTCAATCCATCTTTTGATATCACGAAAGCACACTTAATTAAAAACTTTATCACAGAATTCGGATGTTTTCCTCCTTCAGAGATTTCTGATCGTCTAAAGAGTGTATGACGGAATTTGCAATTTTAGGCGGTGGATGTTTTTGGTGTACGGAAGCTGTTTATCTTAGGATACCAGGTATTCTGTCTGTTACCTCTGGATATGCAGGTGGTTCCAATCCCCATCCGACCTATAAAGAGATTTGTACTGGCACGACTGGTCATGCAGAAGTGATAAAAATTGAATTTGATCCAGAAGTGATTTCTTATTCTAAAGTATTGGAAATCTTTTGGAATTCCCATGATCCCACTACACTCAATAGACAGGGGAATGATGTCGGGACACAATATCGTTCTGTTATTTTTTATCTAAATGAAAAACAAAAAGAATTAGCTGTAGAATCAAAAAGAAAACATGCCTATTTATTTCCTGATCCCATTGTGACAGAAATTTCCGCGGCCCCAGAGTTTTATCCTGCGGAAGAGTACCACCAGAATTATTTTACTTTAAATCCGCAAAATCCCTACTGCCATTATGTAATTTTTCCCAAATTAAAAAAACTGGGTTTAAAACTATAATCGTAGTAAGGTTATTTCCCTTTAAAAGCGGTTAACATAGCTTTTTCTTGGTTTGGAAAGAAATTCATCACAAACGCAGTTTGAGCTTTTGTAATTTTTTCCACTTGTCTTCTGTATTTGATGACCGCACCTGGGTGGGCAGTATTTCGTACAACCACTTTAACATTGTCTTGGTTGTAACGTGCCCCTTTTAGTTCTTCTATTTTTGATCTGAGTAATTCTACGGTTTTGTTTTTTTTCTGATAAGCATCGAAGATTTCTTTGAACTTTTCTTTTCTGGCATCATCTAATTTTCCACGAGATCTTTGTACCACTTCTTTGATTTTTTGAATCTCTGGTACAAGTGCTTCTAACTCTCGTTCAAATTCAGCAAGTCTAGAACTCCCTTCCGTTAACAGTCTATCATTTTTGAAATGAAATCCTACTTCTACAATGGTATCCATCTGTGCAGTGGAACCAAGAGAAGATACAGTAATTCCTTGGTAAGAAATGATATCTGATCCAATGATAGAGGAAGATTCTCCCGTTAGGATTACATTTCCTAAACAAAGGATTCTACTTCCTAAAATAAAATTTTCAACAATACAATCTCCATCAATTTCGAGATTGGCATTTTCAATGAATTTCGCGCGAAGATCACCTTTGATGCGAATGACACCTTTGCCTTTCGCTTTCACTCCACCTTTGACTTCTAAGTCTTCACCCACAACTACATCGGATGATTCTACGTTTCCATCTAAATATAAAGAACCTTGGCAATTAACAATGGCACCTTCTTCGATGGTTCCTTTCACTCGGATGGTTCCTTCAAAGTTGATATTACCGGTTCCAAGGCCAATGTTACTTTCAATATTTAATTCAGGAGAAACAGTGAGAGATGTGTCTGTAGAAAACACAACTCCACTGAGAGATGCAAAATATTCTTTGAGTTGGCGACCTGGTTTTTCTGGATCTTCCACGGTTTTTGGAAGGACGTTTTTTCCTAAGGTAAGCCTTGGTCTATCGATGGGATTAGGATAAATTGGATTTCCTAAAACATCAATTCCTTGTTCGCCGGCAATTCCTTCAAACAAGGTAGCGAGTCTTTCGCCTTCTTTAACGTGTACATATTTATTGATATTTCTATAATCTGCGGACCCGTCATCTTTCAAAACAACACGTTGTGCTCTAGGAAAATAAAATTTAATCCAACCACTTTCGCCTTGTTTGGCGGGTTTCCCTTCAGCTACTTTAAAATTAAAATCTTCTTTTACTTTGGTGGGATCTTTCAGGATTTTGTCGATTTCGATGGCGGCTTTGTCTACCTCTTTCATCAAAATCCGATCTCTATGAATGGAAGCATTGTCCAGAGCTTCGTAAATTAATATATTGCTCATCGAACCGCCTAACAACCATATTGGTTTTGTAACCAAAGTTGCTGTAAGCCGATCCTCGGAGATTTGGATTTTCAGTCCCCGTTCCGGATTGAAGTCCGGTGCATTTTTAACGTCCATTCTGTTAAAAGTATCGGCATATTTTTTAGGAGAAACGAGAATTTCTATCGATTCAGCCAATATAGAAAACTTCCAAACGTTTGGAGGAGGGCAGGGACTCCGAAAATCTGGGAGTGGAGGGGCAGGCTATCCCCGTGGGTGAGGGCAGTGGAGGTGCGGTGGACATAGGGAATTCGTTTTTTCTGAAAGAGGAGAGCCAACTTTTCTGATTCCTCAGGGGAAATCACAGAATCCGTCTGTCCGTGTAGGAGAGAGACAGGACCCTCCAAAGTTTCCAACTGGTAAAAAGGGGAAAGATTTTCCGGGAGATTTTCAGGAACAGTGTCTAGAACTCGTTTTGCCAATTGCATGCGGAAGTTTGCATCCGCTCCCACTTGGGAAAAAAATTCTTTCGCTTGGGAAGATGTTTTTTTCAAGAGGTCTTCCGACCGGGCATCAGTTCCTAACCTTTTTAGCCCATTGTCCAAAGCGGCTTCGTAATAAACAGATTCTAACTCTTCTGCCAGTTTTGGTTCAAAACGATGGAGCATATTAAAAAGAATCACATACACGGCATAAGGATCGATATGGTAATTTGAAAAAACAAAGGGAACCGTATCTAAAAAATTACAATAAGCACCAATCACCATCGATGATTTGATTTTGTTTCTTGTGTTGGATTTGGAAGCGGCAATGAGTCCCATTCCACCAGAAAAACTTGCTGATAAGTATCCTAAATCCTTTCCGTTGAACAATTGTTTTGCGGAGTGAATTTCCATCATTAAATCTTGAATATTGGAAATAGTTTTTTCTTCGATCCTTAAGCCTTTCACTTCTGGAAGTTCAGGAAGGATCACACTATGATTGGAACTAGCAATGTTTTCTGCTAGTTCTATAATCCTAAGGTCATCGATACCCATAGCACTCATACCATGTTGGATATAAACACCTGGTAGCGAATTTGGATTTTTTCCTGTGGGATAAAAATGAAATGCCCTTCTTCCCGTATCGGGAAGTCGCAGTTCCTTACGTTCTAAAGATTTTTTTTGTTTTAACCCGGCATAACTCAAAACGAGAGGAATTGCCAAAACATAAGGTTTCATTCAGATTTAGTTTTTGGGAGTGGGGAATTTTTCCAACAATAAAATCAAATAAAGACGACCCATATATTCTTCTCCTCTTCTGTCTTTGAGATTGAAGATAAGAATGTATTGGCGAAAATGTTCTAGAGAGATGGGAACTAATTTATGGTTTAAATTCTCTGGTGGCAAAATGTCAAT
Protein-coding regions in this window:
- the msrA gene encoding peptide-methionine (S)-S-oxide reductase MsrA, coding for MTEFAILGGGCFWCTEAVYLRIPGILSVTSGYAGGSNPHPTYKEICTGTTGHAEVIKIEFDPEVISYSKVLEIFWNSHDPTTLNRQGNDVGTQYRSVIFYLNEKQKELAVESKRKHAYLFPDPIVTEISAAPEFYPAEEYHQNYFTLNPQNPYCHYVIFPKLKKLGLKL
- a CDS encoding DUF342 domain-containing protein gives rise to the protein MDVKNAPDFNPERGLKIQISEDRLTATLVTKPIWLLGGSMSNILIYEALDNASIHRDRILMKEVDKAAIEIDKILKDPTKVKEDFNFKVAEGKPAKQGESGWIKFYFPRAQRVVLKDDGSADYRNINKYVHVKEGERLATLFEGIAGEQGIDVLGNPIYPNPIDRPRLTLGKNVLPKTVEDPEKPGRQLKEYFASLSGVVFSTDTSLTVSPELNIESNIGLGTGNINFEGTIRVKGTIEEGAIVNCQGSLYLDGNVESSDVVVGEDLEVKGGVKAKGKGVIRIKGDLRAKFIENANLEIDGDCIVENFILGSRILCLGNVILTGESSSIIGSDIISYQGITVSSLGSTAQMDTIVEVGFHFKNDRLLTEGSSRLAEFERELEALVPEIQKIKEVVQRSRGKLDDARKEKFKEIFDAYQKKNKTVELLRSKIEELKGARYNQDNVKVVVRNTAHPGAVIKYRRQVEKITKAQTAFVMNFFPNQEKAMLTAFKGK
- a CDS encoding alpha/beta hydrolase; protein product: MKPYVLAIPLVLSYAGLKQKKSLERKELRLPDTGRRAFHFYPTGKNPNSLPGVYIQHGMSAMGIDDLRIIELAENIASSNHSVILPELPEVKGLRIEEKTISNIQDLMMEIHSAKQLFNGKDLGYLSASFSGGMGLIAASKSNTRNKIKSSMVIGAYCNFLDTVPFVFSNYHIDPYAVYVILFNMLHRFEPKLAEELESVYYEAALDNGLKRLGTDARSEDLLKKTSSQAKEFFSQVGADANFRMQLAKRVLDTVPENLPENLSPFYQLETLEGPVSLLHGQTDSVISPEESEKLALLFQKKRIPYVHRTSTALTHGDSLPLHSQIFGVPALLQTFGSFLYWLNR